A section of the Dehalobacter sp. DCM genome encodes:
- a CDS encoding IPT/TIG domain-containing protein, with translation MGLPSLNLVKPSDLASLSATICAFDVTYSDNENQLVASSLKVEVDSVDTFDSASKITSESTNVSHNTTYRMAVILSEGNWYWRVTATNTSGTTVSPVRSVSVSQVLKRSVSFYESIAKLGVWTNKRILGIYENIAKLSQWPRKRTMALYENIAKADIWTNRRALYDYENITSDPPFPFIERLSTTRASEGSVVTIYGNGFGFKAEADPLNADRYLRGYGGHVYLGTHLCNIISWSWDKIVFQIPQEAESGAVKVALTEPNPPGVRYSNVIGIEVYDAEPADDIGIELFVCDKNNPNSILCQLSGAKSKSFQVLLNNPGSGKFAISRFDDKGGSRDYVTDQNFILCRLDGIDIFKWIIESRRPSYVDEGEQQMIEVSGRGILSLLDRGVVYPEGMPHPATLERTFTDAHGGAILRQLLLEAQQRGCLTGVSVDWTADADTLGNPFEDSTALSFHAGTPLSQVATKLSEGMGLFDIEMTPTLHLKLYKAKGADKYDTVKYRPGQAIVKHQNQSDSASMTNALLVEGESGSLIETAHPTSQTDWGRREGYLQARNIPSDWAKLQDYGQLFLRGAAQVSWGIQGTVIKFIDSEGIKLKPFETFMMGDWIGWYIPPEGSDTEGFDGKVRVKGITCEEDESGALSYVLELNNIMLEHEIRMNQLVERMSMFTQNSSLSTPSTESPAGVSHNHTHGSLQGLNADDHPQYYNDERHAADLHTAIPRVSSIKRTGGNALVGDVTLAAGTNVSIAQDDEQKTITISSAGGSGTSYTNPIDAPPANPHSKDDEFDDTVMDTKWSWVNQGTATWTENSRYGAIDILPGSDHTRLLVQAAPAGDFTATAKVMLNGPRLNYFNIGICLYNSANSRRIIFGKCSRDSYSGMQAIKFTSNTAYSSDAYLNGGWDSNFIYVRIRKVGSSYFLDMSIDGDFWWQVFTETISNFLSAISHVGIGYFRNNSNGLTYKGRCDWFRVTEP, from the coding sequence ATGGGGCTGCCTAGCTTAAATCTGGTCAAGCCTTCCGACCTGGCATCTCTGAGCGCGACCATTTGCGCCTTTGACGTAACTTACAGCGATAATGAAAATCAGCTGGTCGCCTCATCGCTCAAGGTCGAGGTGGATAGCGTCGATACATTCGACAGCGCGTCCAAAATAACGAGCGAATCCACAAATGTGAGCCACAACACCACTTACCGGATGGCAGTGATTCTGTCAGAAGGCAATTGGTACTGGAGGGTCACAGCCACAAATACATCCGGCACTACCGTTTCGCCGGTCCGTTCCGTGAGCGTGAGCCAGGTCCTGAAACGCTCCGTTTCATTCTATGAAAGCATCGCAAAGCTTGGAGTATGGACAAACAAGAGGATTCTTGGCATCTACGAGAATATTGCTAAGCTGAGCCAGTGGCCAAGGAAACGGACCATGGCTCTCTACGAGAATATTGCCAAAGCCGACATCTGGACGAACCGACGTGCGCTTTACGACTATGAGAACATCACAAGCGACCCTCCTTTCCCTTTCATTGAAAGACTGTCCACCACAAGGGCTTCTGAAGGCTCGGTTGTCACCATATATGGGAATGGATTCGGCTTCAAAGCCGAAGCTGACCCGCTTAATGCTGACAGATACTTGCGCGGCTACGGCGGTCATGTCTACCTTGGCACCCACCTTTGCAACATCATCTCCTGGAGCTGGGACAAGATCGTTTTCCAGATCCCCCAGGAGGCTGAAAGCGGGGCAGTCAAGGTTGCGCTCACAGAACCTAATCCTCCTGGTGTGCGCTATAGCAATGTCATCGGCATCGAAGTATATGATGCAGAGCCTGCCGATGATATCGGGATCGAGCTTTTCGTGTGCGACAAGAACAATCCCAACAGCATCCTTTGTCAGCTCAGCGGTGCTAAGAGCAAGTCCTTTCAGGTGCTCCTGAACAACCCCGGCAGCGGCAAATTTGCCATCAGCAGGTTTGATGACAAAGGCGGAAGCCGGGATTATGTGACCGACCAGAACTTCATCCTGTGCAGGCTGGACGGCATCGACATTTTCAAATGGATCATCGAGTCAAGGCGTCCATCCTATGTGGATGAGGGTGAGCAGCAGATGATCGAGGTAAGCGGCAGGGGCATCCTTTCCCTCCTTGACCGAGGCGTTGTGTATCCTGAAGGAATGCCGCATCCAGCCACGCTTGAGAGAACCTTCACCGATGCGCACGGCGGCGCTATCTTGCGCCAGCTCCTTCTGGAAGCCCAGCAAAGGGGCTGCCTTACCGGCGTCTCCGTAGACTGGACTGCCGATGCGGACACATTGGGGAATCCGTTCGAGGATTCTACGGCCCTTTCCTTCCATGCAGGCACTCCGCTCTCCCAGGTGGCCACGAAACTCAGCGAAGGTATGGGCCTTTTCGATATCGAGATGACACCGACGCTGCATTTGAAGCTGTATAAGGCAAAAGGTGCGGACAAATACGATACGGTCAAATATAGGCCTGGTCAGGCAATCGTCAAGCACCAGAACCAGAGCGACAGCGCAAGCATGACCAACGCCCTCCTGGTCGAAGGTGAAAGCGGAAGTCTCATCGAGACGGCGCACCCCACAAGTCAGACGGACTGGGGCAGACGCGAAGGATACCTCCAGGCGAGGAATATCCCCAGCGACTGGGCAAAGCTCCAGGACTATGGTCAGCTGTTCCTTAGAGGGGCGGCACAGGTCAGTTGGGGCATCCAGGGAACCGTCATCAAATTCATAGACTCTGAAGGCATCAAGCTCAAGCCTTTTGAAACCTTCATGATGGGCGACTGGATCGGCTGGTACATCCCGCCGGAAGGAAGCGACACGGAAGGCTTTGACGGGAAAGTCAGGGTCAAAGGAATCACCTGCGAGGAGGATGAATCAGGTGCTTTAAGCTATGTCCTTGAGCTGAACAACATCATGCTTGAGCATGAAATCCGGATGAACCAGCTGGTTGAACGGATGTCGATGTTCACGCAGAACAGCTCTCTCTCCACCCCCTCAACCGAAAGCCCTGCCGGGGTGAGCCACAACCATACCCATGGCTCACTGCAAGGCTTGAATGCAGACGACCATCCCCAATACTACAACGATGAAAGGCATGCTGCGGATCTGCATACAGCCATCCCAAGGGTCTCAAGCATCAAGAGGACAGGCGGCAACGCCCTGGTCGGAGATGTGACCTTGGCAGCCGGCACCAACGTATCCATCGCCCAAGACGACGAACAAAAGACGATCACCATATCCTCGGCAGGCGGCAGCGGTACAAGTTACACAAATCCAATCGACGCCCCGCCTGCAAACCCGCATTCAAAAGACGACGAGTTCGATGATACCGTGATGGATACGAAATGGTCGTGGGTCAATCAAGGTACGGCAACATGGACTGAAAATAGTCGTTATGGGGCGATTGACATTCTGCCAGGCAGCGACCATACGAGGTTATTGGTCCAGGCAGCGCCTGCAGGAGATTTCACCGCAACAGCCAAGGTCATGCTCAACGGGCCGAGGCTCAACTACTTTAATATCGGCATTTGCCTATACAACAGCGCCAACAGCAGAAGGATCATTTTTGGCAAATGCTCCAGAGACAGTTATTCTGGCATGCAGGCAATCAAATTCACATCGAACACCGCTTACTCGAGCGATGCTTACCTGAACGGCGGATGGGACTCCAACTTCATTTACGTGAGGATCCGCAAGGTTGGAAGCTCATACTTTCTGGACATGTCTATCGACGGGGATTTCTGGTGGCAGGTATTCACGGAAACCATCTCGAACTTCCTGTCGGCAATCAGCCATGTTGGAATCGGATATTTCCGTAACAACTCCAACGGCCTGACCTACAAGGGGAGGTGCGACTGGTTCAGGGTCACGGAGCCTTAA